Proteins from a genomic interval of bacterium HR17:
- a CDS encoding Cyclic AMP receptor protein — translation MVTTDTLAALQRVPLFQHMPLQYLRHIAQVAVRYTFSSGELLCSKGDLGTTMFVLLHGQVEVVGVDDEGREVLLNILGEGDVFGELALIDGQGRSADVIALSDGEMLIIRRSDFLPLLERTPQLMWELLLTVTRRLRETDELVLRMAWLSAQQRIAWALLEYARSGKLPKWLTVNMLAKRCGLARETASRIVSQLQREGVLRRGKEGWEIAKPEALKTLLSQAMPIGQDRSVV, via the coding sequence ATGGTGACGACTGACACCCTCGCCGCTTTGCAGCGGGTGCCGTTGTTTCAACACATGCCGCTCCAATATTTGCGGCACATCGCTCAAGTCGCCGTTCGCTACACATTCTCATCCGGCGAACTGTTGTGTTCCAAAGGCGACCTTGGGACAACGATGTTTGTCCTTTTGCACGGGCAGGTGGAAGTGGTCGGCGTGGACGACGAAGGGCGTGAAGTTCTGCTCAACATTTTGGGCGAAGGCGATGTGTTTGGGGAGTTAGCCCTCATTGACGGTCAAGGGCGGTCAGCGGATGTTATCGCCCTGAGCGATGGCGAGATGCTGATTATTCGCCGCTCCGATTTTTTACCGCTGCTGGAACGCACGCCTCAACTCATGTGGGAACTGTTGCTAACGGTGACACGGCGGCTGCGGGAAACGGACGAATTGGTGCTGCGGATGGCGTGGCTGAGCGCGCAACAGCGCATCGCTTGGGCGTTGTTGGAATACGCCCGCTCAGGTAAACTACCCAAGTGGTTGACGGTCAACATGTTGGCGAAACGGTGCGGATTAGCCCGGGAGACCGCCAGCCGCATCGTCAGTCAGTTGCAACGGGAAGGCGTGCTTCGCCGTGGCAAAGAAGGATGGGAAATCGCCAAACCTGAGGCGTTGAAAACCCTCTTGAGCCAAGCGATGCCGATCGGTCAGGACCGCTCGGTCGTCTGA